A window of Exiguobacterium sp. FSL W8-0210 contains these coding sequences:
- the abc-f gene encoding ribosomal protection-like ABC-F family protein → MICDIQHLTKQFGGETILADVSLFLNEHDRVGLIGRNGSGKTTLLRLLARLEQPDGGVIYQKSGLTIGYLEQLPVYSETLTGLDVLWTAFAETLVIRSRMQQLEQMMATAPENLDALLARYAEATNAFEQKDGYLLDSKIERMVNGLHLRPLLTRPFHQLSGGEQTKICLGRMLLMEPNLLILDEPTNHLDLAAVEWLEQFLRDYTGTILLVSHDRVFLDAVVTSIVELEDGELTTYIGNYSAFVVERERRLMEQFHAYQEQQKKIKKMKEAIRRLRQWANEASPPSEKLFRKAKSMERALERIERIKRPQLEAKTADVSFSSTDHSSQVVFRAEELSFAYGTRHIFDDVSFEIMAQDRIAIVGTNGSGKSTLLSLLLDELSPEAGTLTRGPSNRIGYLSQHAHFEEDARLIDWFRDRIAVPEAEARHILARFLFFGPTVFRSILSLSGGERVRLQLAVLVHSSVNVLILDEPTNHLDIESRETLEEALENFSGTLIAVSHDRYFLNRLFPQILWLENGLTRYHGTYTYAQQKRAEFATSSSLHVTPQKPKRLSQHELEVQIERLEQKLAKREKPTDTVSKSIQQQLDDLYEQLLQHG, encoded by the coding sequence ATGATTTGCGACATTCAACACCTGACAAAACAATTCGGAGGCGAGACGATCTTAGCGGATGTTTCCCTCTTCTTAAACGAACACGACCGTGTCGGTCTGATTGGACGAAACGGGAGTGGTAAGACGACATTACTCCGCTTGCTTGCTCGCCTTGAGCAACCGGACGGTGGTGTCATCTATCAAAAGAGCGGTTTGACGATCGGCTATTTGGAACAACTTCCTGTATATAGTGAGACGCTGACCGGACTCGACGTCCTTTGGACAGCGTTTGCAGAGACTCTCGTGATCCGTTCTCGGATGCAACAGTTGGAGCAAATGATGGCGACAGCACCAGAGAATCTTGATGCGTTACTCGCGCGATATGCGGAAGCGACGAATGCGTTCGAACAAAAGGATGGCTATCTACTCGACTCGAAGATCGAGCGCATGGTGAACGGGTTACACCTTCGTCCGTTACTCACTCGTCCTTTCCACCAGTTGAGCGGTGGTGAACAGACGAAGATTTGTCTCGGTCGCATGTTACTCATGGAGCCAAATCTGCTCATTCTTGACGAACCGACGAACCATCTCGATTTAGCTGCCGTGGAATGGCTGGAGCAGTTCTTACGGGACTACACAGGAACCATCCTGCTCGTCTCTCACGACCGGGTCTTCTTAGACGCCGTCGTCACCTCGATCGTTGAACTCGAGGACGGTGAACTGACAACCTATATAGGGAATTACAGCGCGTTCGTCGTCGAACGAGAACGTCGCTTGATGGAACAGTTCCACGCCTACCAAGAGCAACAGAAAAAAATAAAGAAAATGAAGGAAGCGATTCGTCGACTCCGGCAATGGGCAAACGAAGCGTCTCCACCGAGTGAGAAATTATTCCGTAAAGCAAAATCGATGGAACGGGCACTCGAGCGGATCGAACGGATTAAACGACCACAACTCGAAGCCAAAACCGCTGATGTCTCCTTCTCTTCCACTGATCACTCGAGCCAAGTCGTCTTTCGCGCTGAAGAACTCTCGTTTGCTTATGGAACCCGTCACATTTTTGATGACGTCTCGTTCGAGATCATGGCACAGGATCGGATCGCGATCGTCGGAACGAATGGGAGCGGGAAATCGACGTTGCTCTCACTGCTGCTTGACGAATTATCACCAGAGGCAGGCACACTCACGCGTGGACCATCGAATCGGATCGGTTACCTGTCCCAGCATGCCCATTTCGAGGAGGACGCGCGGTTAATCGACTGGTTTAGAGACCGGATTGCCGTTCCAGAAGCGGAAGCCCGCCATATCCTAGCCCGGTTCCTGTTCTTTGGACCAACTGTCTTTCGGTCCATTTTGTCACTGAGCGGAGGCGAACGTGTGCGATTGCAACTCGCCGTCCTCGTTCATTCGTCGGTCAATGTATTAATTCTCGACGAGCCGACGAATCATCTCGATATTGAATCAAGAGAGACGTTGGAAGAAGCACTCGAGAATTTTTCTGGAACATTGATTGCCGTCTCACACGACCGCTATTTCTTGAATCGGCTATTTCCGCAGATCCTGTGGCTCGAAAATGGTCTGACGCGTTATCATGGTACGTATACGTATGCTCAACAGAAGCGTGCTGAGTTCGCTACGTCTTCCTCACTCCACGTAACTCCTCAAAAACCAAAACGCTTGTCACAACATGAGTTAGAAGTGCAGATCGAGCGGCTTGAACAGAAATTAGCAAAACGTGAAAAACCGACCGATACCGTTTCTAAAAGCATCCAACAGCAACTCGATGACCTATACGAACAATTGCTACAGCATGGATGA
- a CDS encoding DUF1002 domain-containing protein, with the protein MHTPTKIMASAVIASALLLPTAASAEQVVDKTIVTLGESLGAKDKAWVLSRLNAPEGITPIIATSADEEKYLGKNIPQSQKGGNMYSSAKIELTEKGDGLSVSTENITWVTKDMYLNALVTAGVKDADITITSPYKVTGTSALTGIMKAYDQTSAETGIKLSDERKDLAQQELSVTSDVGKTVGTDKVADLMNEIKAEIANQKPETKVEIENLIVQVIQNNNIQLSDAQMDRLTNLFNQMEQANINWGQIESGLKNAGQDIHAFATSEETKGFFAKLFDGLSDFFSSIAGVFK; encoded by the coding sequence ATGCATACACCAACAAAAATCATGGCGTCAGCCGTTATCGCTTCTGCTTTATTACTCCCAACAGCCGCATCCGCCGAACAAGTCGTCGATAAGACGATCGTCACACTCGGGGAGTCACTCGGCGCAAAGGATAAAGCATGGGTGCTTTCCCGTCTCAATGCACCGGAAGGCATCACGCCGATCATCGCAACCTCTGCTGACGAAGAAAAATATCTCGGGAAAAACATTCCACAGTCGCAAAAAGGTGGCAACATGTATTCTTCGGCTAAGATTGAACTGACGGAAAAAGGAGATGGACTTTCCGTCTCGACGGAGAACATCACATGGGTGACGAAGGATATGTATCTCAACGCTCTCGTCACAGCGGGTGTCAAAGATGCCGACATCACGATCACTTCTCCCTACAAGGTGACCGGGACATCGGCACTGACAGGAATCATGAAAGCGTACGATCAAACTTCCGCTGAGACGGGAATTAAGTTAAGTGACGAACGCAAGGATTTAGCACAGCAAGAATTATCGGTCACATCAGACGTCGGAAAAACGGTCGGCACGGATAAAGTCGCTGACTTAATGAATGAGATCAAGGCTGAGATCGCCAATCAAAAACCGGAAACCAAAGTCGAGATCGAAAACCTGATCGTCCAAGTCATTCAAAACAACAATATCCAGTTGTCTGACGCACAAATGGACCGGTTGACGAATCTATTCAATCAAATGGAGCAAGCGAACATCAACTGGGGACAAATCGAGAGTGGATTGAAAAATGCGGGACAAGACATCCACGCGTTCGCAACTTCAGAAGAAACGAAAGGATTTTTCGCTAAATTATTTGATGGACTCAGTGACTTCTTCAGTTCAATCGCGGGTGTGTTCAAATAA
- the tenA gene encoding thiaminase II encodes MTFTQEIKQAAQAYWNSSFTHPFVQGIGEGTLPLSKFRHYVMQDAYYLKHFAKIQAKAASKADDFATIATLAEHATSTYEAELSLHQSFFKPLGITAADLEAFEPAPTAYAYVSHMHHASEGTLGETIAAILPCYWLYYEVGQQLLTCTPEEKIYQQWIDTYSSEWFEKVVFEQIARLDALAEQASPAERERMKRHFVTSCYYELLFWHMGWTEETFASVYETIPAREVSS; translated from the coding sequence ATGACATTCACACAAGAAATCAAACAAGCGGCACAAGCGTATTGGAACAGTAGTTTTACGCACCCATTCGTTCAAGGAATCGGAGAGGGGACGTTACCACTCTCGAAATTTCGGCATTACGTCATGCAGGATGCCTATTACTTAAAACACTTTGCGAAGATTCAAGCGAAGGCAGCGTCAAAAGCGGACGACTTCGCGACGATCGCGACACTTGCCGAACATGCTACTTCGACTTACGAGGCAGAACTGAGCTTACATCAATCATTTTTTAAGCCGCTCGGTATTACGGCAGCAGACCTTGAAGCATTTGAACCGGCACCGACAGCATATGCGTACGTCTCGCACATGCATCATGCGAGTGAAGGAACGCTTGGTGAGACGATTGCTGCCATCTTGCCATGTTACTGGTTGTATTATGAAGTCGGGCAACAATTACTGACGTGTACACCGGAAGAAAAAATCTATCAGCAATGGATCGACACGTATAGCTCGGAATGGTTCGAAAAGGTCGTCTTTGAACAGATTGCACGGCTTGATGCGCTGGCGGAGCAAGCGAGCCCAGCGGAACGCGAGCGAATGAAACGTCATTTCGTGACAAGTTGTTACTATGAGTTACTCTTCTGGCACATGGGGTGGACGGAAGAGACGTTTGCGTCAGTTTACGAAACGATTCCGGCACGAGAGGTATCTTCTTGA
- a CDS encoding glycoside hydrolase family 3 protein, which yields MKKIGQFTLTAGLAAVLVSSSLPVMAEAGSSADRISHKIDTMTLEQKIGQMIMPDFRQWNGSNHTSLAPEVANIIDRYDLGGVILFAENVSETEQTTKLVHDLQEVVKQDASNDIPLFVTIDQEGGIVTRLGTGTNLPGNMALGATRSSTYANDAGHIIGSELRALGINVNFGPVLDVNSNPGNPVIGVRSFSSDPELVGTLGSALMKGIQSEGVAATAKHFPGHGDTATDSHYGLPVVDRSLQELEQVELVPFKRAIAEDIDMIMTGHIGMPQIEPEVVTSTNGAFPLPATLSDDVITGVLREKLGYDGIVITDALNMQAIADNFTESEAVLKTFDAGVDIALMPTILRSEQDVTKLDQIFKDVIAAVKDGRLSEKRIDQSVERILTLKAERGIWNGTTDTTSLAEKIAHSNQIVGSPEHKAKERAMTEAAVTLVKNDQRTLPFKPKKNANVLVIAPATDQTDSMKKTIASLPKNRNWHVTTANYSTTTLPLDQNPTLRAQLDAADYIIVGSNVNTSAKLLPTAPEQAVPASIFRYAKQTDSPSVLLSLRNPYDVAVQPDAPAHVLVYGFKGDPNGPDSEAGNLKSAGPNLPAGIRAIFGTFKPQGTLPVDVPVFQNGVFTDQLHLEFGDGFKNWKK from the coding sequence ATGAAAAAAATCGGACAGTTCACGTTAACAGCCGGACTCGCAGCAGTACTCGTCTCAAGTAGTTTACCTGTCATGGCAGAGGCAGGATCTTCAGCCGATCGGATCAGTCACAAAATCGACACGATGACACTCGAACAAAAAATCGGGCAGATGATCATGCCGGACTTCCGGCAGTGGAATGGCAGCAATCATACGTCGCTTGCCCCAGAAGTCGCGAACATCATCGATCGCTATGATTTAGGCGGCGTCATCTTGTTTGCTGAGAACGTCAGCGAAACCGAACAGACGACGAAACTCGTTCATGATCTGCAAGAAGTCGTCAAACAAGATGCTAGCAACGATATTCCACTCTTCGTCACGATCGACCAAGAAGGTGGAATCGTTACTCGGCTCGGAACAGGGACGAACTTACCTGGCAACATGGCGTTAGGTGCGACCCGCAGTAGCACATATGCCAATGATGCCGGTCATATCATCGGTTCCGAACTGCGTGCGCTCGGCATCAATGTCAACTTTGGTCCGGTTCTCGACGTCAACAGCAATCCTGGAAATCCTGTCATTGGTGTCCGCTCGTTCTCGAGTGATCCGGAGCTCGTCGGCACACTCGGTTCCGCTCTAATGAAGGGAATTCAGTCTGAAGGTGTCGCGGCGACTGCCAAACACTTCCCGGGTCACGGCGATACGGCGACCGATTCCCACTATGGATTACCGGTCGTTGACCGATCCCTGCAGGAGCTAGAACAAGTCGAGCTCGTACCGTTCAAGCGAGCTATTGCTGAAGACATCGATATGATCATGACAGGACACATCGGGATGCCGCAAATCGAACCTGAAGTCGTCACGTCGACAAATGGTGCCTTCCCTTTACCTGCGACGTTATCGGATGATGTCATCACGGGCGTACTGCGCGAAAAACTTGGCTACGATGGCATCGTCATCACAGACGCGTTGAACATGCAGGCGATCGCCGACAACTTCACGGAATCAGAAGCCGTCTTAAAGACGTTTGACGCTGGAGTCGACATCGCGCTCATGCCGACGATCCTTCGTTCCGAGCAAGATGTCACAAAGCTCGATCAGATTTTCAAGGATGTGATCGCAGCAGTCAAAGACGGTCGCCTTTCAGAGAAACGAATTGATCAATCGGTTGAACGAATCTTGACGCTAAAAGCAGAGCGTGGGATTTGGAACGGTACGACTGACACGACATCCCTAGCTGAAAAAATCGCGCACTCGAACCAAATCGTCGGCAGTCCCGAGCATAAAGCAAAAGAACGCGCGATGACGGAAGCCGCGGTCACACTCGTGAAAAATGATCAGCGGACGTTACCATTCAAACCGAAAAAGAATGCAAATGTTCTTGTGATCGCTCCTGCGACGGATCAAACGGACAGCATGAAAAAAACGATCGCGTCCCTACCGAAGAATCGGAACTGGCACGTGACGACAGCGAATTACTCAACTACTACGCTACCGCTCGACCAAAACCCGACATTACGGGCGCAACTCGATGCAGCAGATTACATCATCGTCGGTTCCAACGTCAACACGAGTGCTAAACTACTACCTACTGCACCAGAACAAGCGGTTCCGGCTTCGATCTTCCGCTATGCGAAACAAACGGATTCACCATCCGTCCTGCTCAGTCTCCGTAACCCATACGATGTCGCCGTTCAACCGGACGCACCGGCACACGTCCTCGTCTATGGCTTCAAAGGCGACCCGAACGGACCAGACTCCGAAGCAGGCAATCTGAAATCAGCGGGACCGAACCTGCCTGCAGGTATCCGAGCGATCTTCGGAACGTTCAAACCGCAAGGCACTTTACCGGTAGATGTGCCGGTCTTTCAGAACGGTGTCTTTACCGATCAACTGCATCTCGAATTCGGTGACGGCTTTAAAAACTGGAAAAAATGA
- a CDS encoding sporulation protein — MFKKILSQIGIGAATVDTRLTDDRCEPGGQIHGVVHIKGGNVDQEIDRIYLEFNTQYKQEVNDSTTFTTFTLDRFALNEAKFTIEAGVEREIPFTLRVPLNTPLSVSQSKSWIETGLDIAQAVDPSDRDAVIVEANRYQATVLDAMESLGFRLKKADTEKLPGRFRKDLPIAQELEYSARNTHYAHKLDEIEIIMLQDSSGIDLIVQVDRRAHSLGSLFSEMAGADESMIKLRLSNSELQDQSFVERQLTSIVERYS, encoded by the coding sequence ATGTTCAAAAAAATTCTCTCACAAATCGGAATCGGTGCCGCAACGGTCGATACACGCTTGACGGATGACCGCTGTGAACCAGGCGGTCAAATTCACGGTGTCGTCCATATCAAGGGCGGAAACGTCGATCAAGAAATTGATCGAATTTATCTTGAATTCAACACGCAGTACAAACAAGAAGTCAATGATAGCACGACGTTTACGACCTTCACGCTCGACCGATTTGCCTTAAATGAAGCGAAGTTCACGATTGAAGCGGGTGTCGAGCGGGAAATTCCCTTTACATTACGCGTACCGCTGAATACACCACTCTCCGTCAGTCAATCGAAATCGTGGATCGAGACGGGACTCGACATCGCTCAAGCCGTTGATCCATCGGACCGTGACGCCGTCATCGTCGAAGCAAACCGCTACCAAGCGACGGTCTTAGACGCGATGGAATCACTTGGCTTCCGATTGAAAAAAGCCGATACGGAAAAATTACCTGGACGATTCCGGAAAGATTTACCGATTGCTCAGGAGCTTGAGTATTCAGCTCGCAATACACACTACGCCCATAAACTGGATGAGATCGAAATCATCATGCTTCAAGACAGCTCAGGGATTGATTTAATCGTCCAAGTCGACCGTCGTGCGCACAGTCTTGGTTCATTATTCAGTGAAATGGCTGGTGCGGATGAGTCGATGATCAAACTGCGTCTGTCCAATAGTGAACTGCAGGATCAATCGTTCGTCGAACGTCAGCTGACAAGCATCGTGGAACGCTATAGCTGA
- a CDS encoding class I SAM-dependent methyltransferase yields MELHELKASLASQITQGILIHATISNPRQKSNDLRRIKVKPILLRDTVMMQVEFQFERVMKHENILIDDFVGRLDDWFTEFRQFLFRFEEEEWQFQLSKKMKVAIKTSKKEPMKALLSHDRKKTYLLEDGVPVPFLIRLGVMTEAGQVKKQKYDKFKQINRFLEFVEDSIAALPKGKKLRILDFGCGKSYLTFALYHYLKVVKGFDLEVTGLDLKKEVIEECTQIARDLDYTDLTFRVGDVHDYTGETEVDLMVTLHACDVATDVALARAVDWNASVILSVPCCQKELNRQLDCSPLDVMLQHGLIKEKFASLATDSIRAELLTLVGYEAQLLEFIDLEHTPKNILIRAYKQNKRPTEEKIDRYIAFRDLLHARPFLESELSGRLGQISPKLVQ; encoded by the coding sequence GTGGAACTACATGAATTAAAAGCGAGTCTTGCCTCGCAAATCACGCAAGGAATACTGATCCATGCAACGATAAGTAATCCGCGTCAAAAATCAAATGATCTCCGACGAATCAAGGTAAAACCGATTCTATTAAGAGATACGGTGATGATGCAGGTAGAGTTTCAATTTGAACGCGTTATGAAGCATGAAAATATTTTAATTGACGATTTCGTCGGACGACTCGATGACTGGTTCACGGAATTCCGTCAATTCTTATTCCGTTTTGAAGAAGAAGAATGGCAATTCCAGCTCTCGAAAAAGATGAAAGTCGCGATCAAGACATCCAAAAAGGAGCCGATGAAAGCTCTCTTGTCGCATGACCGCAAAAAAACCTATCTATTAGAAGACGGTGTGCCGGTTCCGTTTCTGATTCGCTTAGGCGTCATGACGGAAGCGGGTCAGGTCAAAAAACAGAAGTACGATAAGTTTAAACAAATCAATCGTTTCCTTGAATTCGTCGAGGATAGCATCGCTGCCTTACCAAAAGGAAAAAAACTCCGGATCTTGGACTTTGGCTGCGGGAAGTCGTATTTGACGTTCGCTCTCTATCATTATCTAAAAGTCGTCAAAGGATTCGACCTCGAAGTGACAGGTCTTGATCTAAAGAAAGAAGTCATCGAAGAATGTACACAAATTGCGCGTGATCTGGATTATACCGATCTAACATTCCGTGTCGGAGACGTTCATGATTACACAGGGGAGACGGAAGTCGACCTGATGGTGACACTTCACGCTTGTGATGTCGCAACTGACGTCGCACTCGCGCGAGCTGTTGACTGGAATGCATCGGTCATCCTGAGCGTACCGTGCTGTCAAAAGGAATTGAACCGTCAACTGGACTGTTCGCCACTCGATGTCATGCTCCAGCACGGACTGATTAAAGAAAAATTCGCATCACTTGCGACAGATTCGATTCGTGCCGAGTTACTGACGCTCGTCGGTTATGAAGCGCAACTTCTCGAATTCATCGACCTCGAGCACACACCGAAGAACATCTTGATTCGCGCCTATAAACAAAATAAACGACCAACAGAAGAAAAGATTGATCGTTATATCGCTTTCCGTGATTTGTTGCATGCCCGTCCATTTTTAGAAAGTGAATTAAGCGGCAGACTTGGACAGATTTCACCGAAACTCGTACAATAA
- a CDS encoding BrxA/BrxB family bacilliredoxin, with translation MDFQMYFEDVVQTARKEAQAAGFEELTTPESVDEAMKREGLTLVLVNSVCGCAGGIARPAAAYVNRKEGIKPDHFVTVFAGQDREATDRAREYFEGYPPSSPSFALMQDGNILSMVERFDIESFTAEEVVEKLESLIEIYA, from the coding sequence ATGGATTTCCAAATGTATTTTGAAGATGTTGTCCAAACAGCCCGCAAAGAAGCGCAAGCTGCTGGATTTGAAGAATTAACGACGCCAGAGAGCGTAGATGAAGCAATGAAACGCGAAGGGTTAACACTTGTCCTTGTCAATTCTGTTTGTGGATGTGCTGGCGGGATCGCCCGTCCTGCTGCAGCGTATGTCAATCGGAAAGAGGGCATCAAGCCCGATCATTTCGTTACGGTATTCGCTGGACAAGATCGCGAAGCGACAGACCGTGCACGTGAATACTTCGAAGGTTATCCACCTTCATCTCCATCATTTGCATTAATGCAAGACGGAAACATCCTCTCGATGGTCGAGCGGTTCGACATCGAATCGTTCACGGCAGAAGAAGTCGTCGAGAAACTTGAATCATTGATTGAAATCTACGCATAA
- a CDS encoding transporter substrate-binding domain-containing protein: MKKLLATAMAGILAVTMAACGASEESTGGSSKSDKVLTMGTSADYFPFEYIDTKKGEDIVGFDVAIAKEVTKNLGYDLKIEDMEFGSLLGALSSGRVDFVMAGMTPTEERKKNADFTDIYFESKNLVMTKDKAISSEDELKGKKIGVQLGSIQEGLAKDRFKDSEAVPLNKIPEIIQELNTGRIDALIIEDAVAVKYMDQDASLKTYQIKEDGPAGSAIAFKKGDKMRDDFNKELKKMIDSGEIDKLAEEWFQKEAK, translated from the coding sequence ATGAAAAAATTATTAGCAACGGCAATGGCAGGCATTCTGGCAGTCACGATGGCAGCATGTGGCGCGTCGGAAGAATCAACAGGTGGATCAAGTAAAAGCGATAAAGTATTGACGATGGGAACGTCAGCGGATTACTTCCCATTTGAATACATCGATACGAAAAAAGGAGAGGACATCGTCGGGTTCGACGTTGCGATCGCCAAGGAAGTCACAAAAAATCTCGGGTATGACTTAAAAATCGAAGACATGGAATTTGGTAGCTTACTTGGTGCCCTCAGCTCAGGTCGTGTCGATTTCGTCATGGCGGGCATGACACCGACAGAAGAGCGTAAGAAAAATGCTGACTTCACGGACATCTACTTCGAATCAAAAAACTTAGTCATGACGAAGGATAAAGCGATTAGTTCGGAAGACGAACTCAAAGGCAAAAAAATCGGTGTCCAGCTTGGTTCGATCCAAGAGGGACTCGCAAAAGATCGCTTCAAAGATAGCGAAGCGGTTCCTTTAAACAAAATCCCAGAAATCATTCAAGAATTGAATACAGGTCGGATTGATGCCCTCATCATCGAGGATGCAGTTGCCGTCAAATACATGGATCAAGATGCATCCCTAAAAACGTACCAGATTAAAGAAGATGGTCCAGCTGGATCAGCGATCGCCTTCAAAAAAGGGGATAAGATGCGTGACGATTTCAACAAAGAGTTGAAGAAGATGATCGACAGTGGTGAAATCGATAAATTGGCAGAAGAATGGTTCCAAAAAGAAGCAAAATAA
- a CDS encoding amino acid ABC transporter permease: protein MMIDFTKIQDSIPYILEGIPVLFQVVIAAAIAGMLIGIVVAALKITKSRFLRFIGHAYTAIFRGTPLILQLAIVHFGLPQLTGYVTTGYQSAIIAFSLNSGAYISEIIRAGIQAVDRGQWEAADALGISYFKQLRSIILPQAFKNILPAIMNELITLTKESALVSTVGVLDVMRRAQIVGGEKAIYFEPLLFAGFVYFVLVMGLSLIGQQVEKAMRKSG from the coding sequence ATTATGATAGACTTTACAAAGATTCAAGATTCAATTCCATATATTCTTGAGGGGATTCCGGTCCTGTTCCAAGTCGTCATCGCGGCGGCCATTGCCGGGATGCTGATCGGAATCGTCGTCGCGGCACTGAAAATCACGAAGAGCCGTTTCCTCCGTTTCATTGGTCATGCTTACACAGCGATCTTCCGGGGGACACCGCTGATCTTGCAACTGGCGATCGTCCACTTCGGATTACCGCAACTGACAGGGTATGTGACGACAGGATATCAATCGGCAATCATTGCCTTCTCCCTAAACTCCGGAGCGTATATCTCGGAAATCATCCGGGCAGGGATTCAGGCTGTTGATCGTGGACAGTGGGAAGCGGCGGATGCGCTCGGTATTTCGTATTTCAAACAACTCCGTTCGATCATTTTACCGCAAGCCTTTAAAAATATCCTTCCTGCGATCATGAACGAATTGATCACGTTGACGAAGGAATCAGCACTCGTCTCGACGGTCGGTGTGCTTGATGTCATGCGTCGTGCGCAAATCGTCGGAGGAGAAAAGGCGATTTATTTCGAACCGTTATTGTTTGCCGGATTCGTATATTTTGTTCTCGTCATGGGATTGAGCTTGATAGGCCAACAAGTCGAAAAAGCTATGAGAAAGAGTGGGTAA
- a CDS encoding amino acid ABC transporter ATP-binding protein, producing MIQVTDLHKQFGKLEVLKGISTTVTRGEVVAVIGPSGSGKSTFLRCINLLEQPTSGTIIVDGFELTKPKANISKARQNIGMVFQQFNLFPHKSVLDNLTYAPINVLGISKDEAVKRAETLLERVGLAEKRDNYPNQLSGGQKQRVAIARALAMEPNVMLFDEPTSALDPEMVNEVLDVMKQLAESGMTMVIVTHEMGFAKEVADRVLFLDEGILMEEGSPVELFDNPKTDRAKKFLEKVL from the coding sequence ATGATCCAAGTCACCGATTTGCATAAGCAGTTCGGAAAATTAGAAGTATTAAAAGGTATCTCGACGACGGTTACACGCGGTGAAGTCGTCGCTGTCATCGGACCGTCGGGATCCGGTAAATCAACATTTCTGCGGTGTATCAACTTACTTGAACAACCAACGAGTGGAACAATCATTGTCGATGGTTTCGAATTGACGAAACCAAAAGCAAATATCTCAAAAGCACGTCAGAACATCGGAATGGTTTTCCAACAGTTCAACTTGTTCCCGCATAAGTCCGTTCTCGATAACTTGACGTACGCACCGATCAACGTCCTTGGTATCTCAAAGGATGAGGCAGTTAAACGGGCGGAGACGTTACTTGAGCGTGTCGGTCTAGCGGAAAAACGTGATAATTATCCGAACCAGTTGTCAGGTGGGCAAAAACAACGGGTCGCGATCGCCCGTGCGCTTGCGATGGAACCGAACGTCATGCTGTTTGATGAACCGACGTCCGCTCTTGACCCGGAGATGGTCAACGAAGTGCTTGACGTCATGAAGCAGCTGGCTGAGAGTGGGATGACGATGGTCATCGTCACACACGAGATGGGCTTCGCGAAAGAAGTTGCGGATCGTGTCCTGTTCCTCGACGAAGGAATTTTGATGGAAGAAGGTTCACCGGTCGAACTCTTCGACAATCCGAAGACGGACCGGGCGAAAAAATTCCTCGAAAAAGTTTTATGA
- a CDS encoding GNAT family N-acetyltransferase — MKKLLEGHHIRLTRFQREDTEVMQRLLDDVTFARHFSATPYRHLSMDKVEQMMATDAPETFRFAIRNFEDERMIGVVALEDILFTHGTAWLMIGIDPDCEGQGYATDALQTILEYAFLELNLYRIQLTVFEYNTRAVKLYERLGFVQEGRYRAFLRRDGERHDMLLYGLLEPEWRNRQ; from the coding sequence TTGAAAAAACTACTGGAAGGTCACCACATCCGGCTGACGCGTTTTCAACGGGAAGATACCGAAGTGATGCAACGTCTGCTTGACGATGTAACGTTTGCCCGTCATTTTAGTGCGACGCCATACCGCCATTTATCGATGGACAAGGTCGAACAGATGATGGCGACAGATGCACCGGAAACATTCCGTTTTGCCATTCGCAATTTTGAAGATGAACGGATGATTGGCGTCGTTGCACTGGAAGATATTCTATTTACACACGGAACGGCATGGCTGATGATCGGGATTGATCCGGATTGTGAAGGGCAAGGGTATGCGACGGATGCGCTACAGACAATCCTCGAATACGCCTTCTTAGAGCTGAACCTGTACCGGATTCAATTGACGGTCTTTGAGTATAATACACGTGCGGTTAAGCTGTACGAACGCCTTGGATTCGTACAGGAAGGAAGATACCGTGCCTTTTTACGACGAGACGGAGAGCGGCATGACATGTTACTTTATGGATTACTCGAACCAGAATGGAGGAATCGACAATGA